GGACAACAATTAAAACTGCAAATGGTCCGATTACTCTAAGTATCCCAGTTTCAAAGCCAAAAGGTTTAGAAGGTAAAGCATATTATAATCAGATTGCATTTGCTGATACTAAATGGAAAAAAAAACATTTGAAAACGATTTATACTAATTACAAAAAATGTTTTTATTTTTCTGAAATATACGATATAATTGAAGAACACATTTTAAATGCTACAAATATATTAGATCTTAACATAAATTTAATCGAATCCATTGTTGATTATCTTAAAATAAAAAATAAAAGAGTAAGGTTGTCTCATTTATCAGAAAGCTTTGCACAAAAAAACGACTTGATTATCGATATTTGTCAAAAAGTGGAAGCAAATTTTTATTTATCAGGGACTGGTGGAGGCAAGGAATATAATAATGAACAAGCATTGAATAATAATAATATAAGCTTGAGATATTTAAAGTTTAAACATCCTGACTATCCGCAAATTTGGGGTAAATTTAAATCTAATCTTTCAATAGTTGACATGTTGTTCAATTGTGGGCTCGATTCACGTAAGTATTTTTTACAAAATACTAATTAATCTTCAATACAAATAACTTTATTAGTTACATTTTTGAAACACTGGGGTCGTATAATGTTATCAAAATTCAACATTAATAGATTAAATATATCGCATGCTAGCATTGATACAAGAGAGATAAATTTAAAAAATATTTTAATCTTAACGAGAAGTTACCCTCCGTATGATGGAGGGAATGTTGGACATAGTGTCCGTATTTACTATCTCAGCAACTATCTTGCAAAAAATGCATATAACGTATACGTTCTTTTTTTTCATGAACTTATTCAAGATAGAGAATGCCCGCAAAAACATAAAAATGTTTTTCTATTAAATCATTTTTTTGAAAAAAATAAACTTAATTTTAATGACAATACTGATGTATTAAATTTTTGCTTTGATATCATTAATAAAAAAAACATTTCAACTATAATATCAAGCTCTCCACCTTTAGACGCTCATCTAATTGCGCAATCACTTAAACTTTTTCACAGTAAAAAAATTTTTTGGATATGTGACCTCAGGGATATTACGAGTAGCCATCCAAATCTTAGAGCTAAGCACCCAGAACATCTACTAAATCAAAAGGAACATGAATTATCTGCAGTTGCCCATTCGGATGTTATAACTACTGTTTCAATTGGTGCAAAAAAGGCTATTGAAAATTTACAAAAAAAATCAAAAAATAATATTAAGCTTAATGAGATTTGTATAGTTGAAAATGGATATGTTGATCTTGAAAAAATCCCGCCGCAGAACGAATTTAAAAATTTCGTTTCGTCTTCAAGAAATAAAGGAAAAATAATCTTAGTTTATGCAGGTACTGGTGTCCTAACTGGAGATATCGAAAGCTCGATTGCAAAGGACGTAACGCTAATTTTTGACATTATTTCCAAAATTCCAATATTTAGAAAAAACTTTGCAATCATAATTCAAGGTAATGTAAAGGTAAATTCTGAATATTTAAAATTTCTTCATCCTGAACTAAGTTACTGTATATTTCCCAGAACGGACAATAGACAAATGAGAGCTAATCTAGGTTTGTGTGATATTGGGTTCATAGTAAACACTGACTCTACTTTAGGGCCAATAGGCATGGCTGGCAAACTTTATGAATATATTTCTTGTGGGCTTTGTTTATTGCAAGTTATTCCTAACAACTCACTCTCTCGATTAGAATTTGCTAAAAAGCACAACTGGAAACCATTTACTGCTGATGCGCACAACAATTCTTCAATAATTGAAACTCTTTACGAAATTATTCAAAACAAAAATAATCTTGATAATAGAAGGTTTACATATGAAGAAATTCAACCTTATAATCGATACCGTCAGTATGATAAAATTATTGATTTGATTAAATACCGTGAAAAATACGTAAGATCTATTCCCAGTAAATTAGCTTTAGATAAAGTGCGAAAAGACTCTGTTAACAATTCATTTTCTCAAAAACCATTAATAGAAAATTTAAAAAATATTCGCTGGAATCAAAAATTAAGCCTTTATAAGAAATATATAGAGTCTATAAAATTTCGTA
This DNA window, taken from Desulfonatronovibrio magnus, encodes the following:
- a CDS encoding WbqC family protein — protein: MAMHQPNYLPWIGYFYKISSCDIFVYLDAIQFPRGRNYSARTTIKTANGPITLSIPVSKPKGLEGKAYYNQIAFADTKWKKKHLKTIYTNYKKCFYFSEIYDIIEEHILNATNILDLNINLIESIVDYLKIKNKRVRLSHLSESFAQKNDLIIDICQKVEANFYLSGTGGGKEYNNEQALNNNNISLRYLKFKHPDYPQIWGKFKSNLSIVDMLFNCGLDSRKYFLQNTN